Part of the Cereibacter sphaeroides 2.4.1 genome, CGCATCGGATCGGACGAGGCCTGGGACAAGGTCGAGACGGCGCTCGAGAATGCGATCAGGAAGGTGGGCGCCGCCTATGAGATCGACCCGGGCGAAGGCGCCTTCTACGGGCCGAAGCTCGACTTCAAGCTGACCGATGCCATCGGGCGCAAATGGCAGTGCGGCACCTTCCAGGTCGACCCGAACCTGCCCACCCGGCTCGGGGCCGAATATATCGGCGAGGACGGCGCCAAGCACCGGCCCTACATGCTGCACCGGGCGATCCTCGGAAGCTTCGAGCGCTTCATCGGCATCCTGATCGAGAACTATGCCGGCAAGCTGCCCTTCTGGCTCGCGCCGCGGCAGGTGGTGGTGGCCTCGATCGTGTCGGACGCCGATCCTTATGTGGCCGAAGTGGTGGCGGCGCTGCGGGCCCGCGGCGTGCGCGCCGAGGCCGATACGCGGAACGAAAAGATCAACTACAAGGTCCGCGAGCACTCCGTGGGCAAGGTTCCGGTGATCCTCGCCATCGGGATGCAGGAGGTCGAGGCGCGCTCGGTGTCCGTGCGGCGCCTCGGCGAGACGCGGACGGAATCGATGGGCCTCGATCAGGTGGTGGACCAGCTGGCCGCGGATGCCCGAATCCCGGGGTGATTCCCGGCCTGTCGGCGGGTTGTCGCTCATCTCCCGCCGACGCCGCCCTGCCCGCGCCGGGCGCGTCCTGCACGCGCCCGGCCCCGCGGTCCGGCCGCTCCCCCGCCGGGCCGGAGGACCTTTTGCCCGCGCGCGGGAGAGTCTGAGATCGGCTCTTGCGGACTCCCGCAATAGGAGTGCATAATCAACCTGTTGGGGTGGAGATACCACTCATACGACGCGTCCATTGGCCCCATGCCATCCGACCGCAGTCGCATTTAACTCGTTCACAATACCCAGCCAGGGTCCGCCCGAAAGCCAGGTTCAGGACATCTGCCCAGCCGCCGGCCGAATGCTGTTCTGCGGCCCTTCTCCTTTGCCGCTTGATTTTCGGCGGCGCTTTGGCATCCTTTCGAGCGTGATAACAGACGTTCTGACGCTTTCCTGTTTCCAGGGCATACGCGGAGAACCTGGATGCACGGCCCGTGGCAATCACGCTGCGGGTGAAGGCTGACGAAGGGAGAGACGGAATGCCGACGGGCACCGTGAAATGGTTCAACAGTACGAAGGGCTTCGGCTTCATCGCCCCCGATGATGGCGGCAAGGACGTTTTCGTCCACATCTCGGCGGTCGAACGTGCCGGCCTGAAGGGACTCAGCGACAACCAGAAGATCGGTTACGAACTGCAGTCCGGCCGCGACGGACGCTCCTCTGCAGGCGATCTGCGGCTGCTGTAAGGCAACCAAGCGCGTGTGACGCAGTGACGACGAGACAGCCTGCCGCCCCGTGGGCTGCTCTCACCCCAGAAGCCGGCGCTGCACGCCCGCATCCCACCCCAGGAACAGCCCTTCCTCCGTACGGATCACCGGACGCTTCATCAGCGTCGGCTGGGCGGCCAGCTGCGCCTCCGGCTCCGAGGCCTTCAGCCAGTCCGACAGGCCGCGCCAGGTGGTCGACTGGCGATTGACGATCGCATCGCCGAATTCGGTGACCAGCTCCGAGATCTCGCTCTCGCTGAGGGGGGCCGCCCGGACGTCCCGGAACTCGACGCTGTGGCCGGCGGCCTCCAGCGCCTTCAGCGCCTTCTTGCAGGTGTCGCAGGTGGAGATGCCGTAAAGGATCATGGAGAGGGTCCGTATCGCGGGGTGCGGGCACAGTGATGCCAGAATCGCGCCGCCGCGCAAGCTCTCTCAGACCGGAGCGATCCAACGTGTGACCGCCACGCCCACCCAGGCCGACGTGCCAGTGAGGACGGTGCCCCAGGCCAGATCCACCACCACCATCGTCGGATGCCAGTCGCGCAGGATCGTGTAGCTCGTGAGCTCGTAGGTCCCGTAGGCCACGGCCCCCAGCACCGCACCGGCCACCAGCGCCTGCATCGGCGCCCCCGCCTTCAGCGCAGGCCAGGAGACCAGCCAGATCAGGCCCGCCAGATAGCCGAGGTAGAACAGAACCGCCGGCCCCATGCGCGGGCTTTCGAGCATCAGCGGCCCGATATGGGCCTCGAACAGGGGCTTCATCACGCGCGACAGCATCAGCGCGTCGAGCCCGGCGAAGACGAGGCCGGTGACGAGGACGAGAAGGACAAGACTCATGCACAACTCCTGGGGATCAAGCGAGCCCCAGTATCAACGCCGGCGCAGGTATTCGTAAAGCACGCAGGCGGGGGCCTCGGAACGAAGCGCGATGCGGGTCGCAAGGTTCCAGTCCTTCGGATCGAACGCGGGGAAGAACGTATCCGCATCCGGCACCTCGAGATCGACCTCGGTCACGAGAAGACGATCCGCAAGCGGCAGATGCTCCGAGAAGACGCGCGCCCCGCCGATGGAATAGATCCGCGCATGTCCCGCCGCTTCCGCCGCGGGAATGGCCGCCTCGAAGGAGGTGAAGAGCGCGTCGCCTTCCAGCGGCTGCGAGGTCACCACGATGTTCATCCGCCGCGGCAGCGGCCGCTTCGGCAAGCTCTCCCAGGTACGCCGCCCCATGATGACCGCCCCGCCCAGCGTCTCGCGCTGGAAGAAGGCCAGATCCTCCGGCGCGGCCCAGGGGATAGTGCCGTCCCGGCCGATCGCCCCGCCCCGCGCCCGTGCCACCACCAGCGTCAGCATCAGACCGCCACCTCCGCCGCGATCGCCGGATGGGGGTCGTAGCCCTCCACCGCGAAATCCTCGATGCGGTAATCGTCGATGCTGTCCGCCCGCCGCAGGAGACGCATCCGGGGCCAGTCCCGCGGCGCCCGGCCCGTCTGCTCGCGCGCCTGATCGAGATGGTTGAGGTAGAGATGCGTGTCGCCCCCCACCCAGACCAGATCGCCCGGCACGAGCCCGGCCTGCTGCGCGATCATGAGTTGCAGAGCCGCGGCCCCCACGAAATTGAACGGCGCCCCGAGCAGAAGGTCGACCGACCGCTGGTAGAGAAGCGCATTCAGCCGCCCGTCCGAAGTCACATGATACTGATAGACCATGTGGCAGGGCGGCAGCGCCATCTGCCCCACCTCCGCCACGTTCCACGCATGAAACAGCATCCGCCGGCTCGACGGATTGGTCCGCAGTGTCTCGATCAGGGCCGCGATCTGGTCGTGCTCGTGCCCGTCGGGCCCGAGCCAGCGCCGCCATTGCTTGCCATAGACGGGCCCGAGCTCGCCCCAGCGCGCGGCGAAAGCCTCATCCTCGAGGACGCGCTGCTCGAACGCGGCCTGAGAGATCTCCTCGCCGCTCTCCCGCCGGTAGGCGGCCAGCGGCCAGTCGCTCCAGATCCGCACATTCTCCTGCAGGAGCGGCCGGATGTTGGTGCCCCCGGTGAGGAACCAGAGCATCTCCTTCACCGCCGTCTTCCAGTAGACGCGTTTGGTGGTCAGGATCGGCACCTGTCCACCGGACAGGTCGAACCGCAGCATCGCCCCGAACAGCGAGAGCGTCCCCACCCCGGTCCGGTCAACCCGCCGGTCGCCCCGCTCCAGCGTCTGGGCCAGAAGGTCGAGATACTGCTGTTCCGGATGTGCCATGCTGCTCCCTCTCCCGCCGCGCGCTTTCACGCTGGCGCAAATATCCCGGGGGTCCGGGGGCAGAGCCCCCGGGGGTTCCTACAGAGTCACGCCGCGCGGGACAATCACTTCCGGCAGCACGAGGCCATTCGGGCGCCTTCCGCGATGACGGCAGCCGAAGGACCCCTCCTCGACCAGCCGACCGCGGGGTTTGCCCCGAAGCGCGCAAGACCATGACGCCGCTGCGACCGTTTCCTTTCCGCCCGCGCGTGCTAGCTTGCGCGCCAAACCAGCTGGAAGGGACAACATGCAGGTCAAATATCTTCACACCATGGTCCGGGTCCTCGACCTCGAGAAGAGCATCGCCTTCTTCCGCCTCCTCGGGCTCGAGGAGACCCGCCGCACGGAGAGCGAGACGGGGCGCTTCACCCTGGTCTTCATGGCCCCGCCGGGCCAGCCGGAATGCCCGGTCGAACTCACCTACAACTGGGACGGCGACGAGGGATTGCCTTCGGACAGCCGCCATTTCGGCCATCTGGCCTATGCGGTCGAGGATATCTACGACATGTGCGCCAGGCTGCAGGCGGCGGGTGTCACGATCAACCGTCCGCCGCGCGACGGCCACATGGCCTTCGTCCGCAGCCCGGACAATATCTCGATCGAACTCCTGCAGATGGGCGACAGCCTGCCTCCGGCCGAGCCCTGGAGCTCGATGCAGAACACCGGCCACTGGTGACGGCCCGCGCAGTTTCCTTGAGGGTCCGTCTTCCCGGCGCGCCGGGAGGTCCGGGGCCGGTCCTGCGGAACCCGCGGGGGGCTTTCCGCCCCCCGCACCCCCCGAGGATATTTGAGCCAGAATGAAGGGGAGGGCTGTGGGCTGGGCTCAGGCGGCTCCGTCAGAGCCTCTGCCAGCGGGCCAGCAGATCCCCCCCCACCGTGTCGAGGGAGGCCAGCCGGTAGGCCGGCGCTTCGGCCAGCCGGGCGAGGCGCAGCGCGCCCATCGCGCCGCGCCCTTCCTCGCCGATGAGCTTGCCCGCGGTGAAGGTGACGAGCTCGTCGCAGAGCCCCGCCCGCACCAGTGCGGCGCCGAGCCGGGCCCCGCCCTCGCAGAAGATCCGGGTGAGACCCTCGGCGGCAAGGCGGCGCAGAACCGCCTCGGCCTCGAGCCCGTCGGGGCCTGCCGGACATTCGAGCAGGATCGCGCCCGAGGCCGCCCAGGCCGCGCGCGCGGCCTCGGGCGCGGCCGGCCCATGGCAGAGCCAGACCGGCACCTGCCGCGCGGTGCGGCCAAGCCGGCTGTCGGGCGCGTGCCGCAGGAGGCTGTCCACCACGATCCGCACCGGCTGGTGTCCGGAGCCAAGATCGCGCACCGAAAGATCCGGGTCGTCCGCGATGGCGGTGCCCACCCCCACCATCACCGCATCGTGGCGCATCCGCATCGCATGAACCGCCCGGCGCGCGAGGCTGCCGGTGATCCAGCGGCTCTCTCCCGAGGCGGTGGCAATGCGCCCGTCGAGCGTGGCCGCGAGCTTCAGCGTGACGAAGGGCAGCCCTTCGGTCACGCGTTTCTGGAAGCCCGCATGGGCCGTGCGCGCCTCGGCCTCGAGCACCCGTTCGGTGACGGCGATGCCGGCCTCCCGCAGCATCGCATGACCCCGTCCCGAGACACGGGGATCCGGGTCTCCCGTGGCGGTCACCACCCGGGCGAGACCGGCCGCGATCAGCGCCTCGGCGCAGGGCGGCGTTCGGCCATGGTGCGAGCAGGGTTCGAGCGTGACATAGGCGGTGGCGCCCAGCGCCGCCGCGCCGGCCTGGGCCAGCGCCACCGGCTCGGCATGGGGACGCCCGCCGGGGCAAGTCCAGCCGCGGCCCACCACGCGGCCAGCCTTCACGATGACACAGCCCACCGCCGGGTTGGGCCAGGTCCGCCCGAGCCCGCGCGCGCCCAGCCGGAGCGCGTGGGCCATGTGATCCGCGTCGGTCACTCTTCCGCGGGGGCCGACGGGCGCAGCTCGGAGACGAACTTGTCGAAGTCGTCCGCTGCCTGGAAGTTCTTGTAGACGCTCGCGAAGCGGACGTAGGCCACCGTGTCGATCCGCGCGAGGCTCTCCATCACGATCTCGCCGATCACCTTCGAGGGGATGTCGGTGTCGCCGAGGCTCTCCAGCCGCCGGACGATGCCCGAGATCATCTGGTCGATCCGCTCCGGCTCGATCGGCCGTTTCTGCATGGCGATGCGGATCGAGCGTTCGAGCTTCGTGCGGTCGAAATCCTCGCGCTTGCCCGAGGATTTGATCACGACGAGATCGCGCAGCTGCACCCGCTCGTAGGTGGTGAACCGGCCCCCGCAGGCCGGGCAGAACCGGCGGCGGCGGATCGAGACATGATCCTCGGCCGGGCGGCTGTCTTTCACTTGAGTATCGATATTTCCGCAGAACGGGCAGCGCATCGCGTCTCCCTCCCTCACGCCTCAGGTCGGGGACGCGGCCCGCCGATCTACAGATCCGGGGTGCCCCTCTCGTTATCCACAAGACCATAGCCAGAGGCCGATGGGTTGCACAGCGGAAATCGAGGGACCCCAGATGAGGGGTCGTTTCTGTGGCGCGCGAGACTCAGGCGGACCCGGGGCGGTGTCGCAACCG contains:
- a CDS encoding arsenate reductase family protein, translating into MILYGISTCDTCKKALKALEAAGHSVEFRDVRAAPLSESEISELVTEFGDAIVNRQSTTWRGLSDWLKASEPEAQLAAQPTLMKRPVIRTEEGLFLGWDAGVQRRLLG
- a CDS encoding VOC family protein, whose amino-acid sequence is MQVKYLHTMVRVLDLEKSIAFFRLLGLEETRRTESETGRFTLVFMAPPGQPECPVELTYNWDGDEGLPSDSRHFGHLAYAVEDIYDMCARLQAAGVTINRPPRDGHMAFVRSPDNISIELLQMGDSLPPAEPWSSMQNTGHW
- the nrdR gene encoding transcriptional regulator NrdR, whose protein sequence is MRCPFCGNIDTQVKDSRPAEDHVSIRRRRFCPACGGRFTTYERVQLRDLVVIKSSGKREDFDRTKLERSIRIAMQKRPIEPERIDQMISGIVRRLESLGDTDIPSKVIGEIVMESLARIDTVAYVRFASVYKNFQAADDFDKFVSELRPSAPAEE
- a CDS encoding DUF2177 family protein, yielding MSLVLLVLVTGLVFAGLDALMLSRVMKPLFEAHIGPLMLESPRMGPAVLFYLGYLAGLIWLVSWPALKAGAPMQALVAGAVLGAVAYGTYELTSYTILRDWHPTMVVVDLAWGTVLTGTSAWVGVAVTRWIAPV
- a CDS encoding cold-shock protein gives rise to the protein MPTGTVKWFNSTKGFGFIAPDDGGKDVFVHISAVERAGLKGLSDNQKIGYELQSGRDGRSSAGDLRLL
- the ribD gene encoding bifunctional diaminohydroxyphosphoribosylaminopyrimidine deaminase/5-amino-6-(5-phosphoribosylamino)uracil reductase RibD codes for the protein MAHALRLGARGLGRTWPNPAVGCVIVKAGRVVGRGWTCPGGRPHAEPVALAQAGAAALGATAYVTLEPCSHHGRTPPCAEALIAAGLARVVTATGDPDPRVSGRGHAMLREAGIAVTERVLEAEARTAHAGFQKRVTEGLPFVTLKLAATLDGRIATASGESRWITGSLARRAVHAMRMRHDAVMVGVGTAIADDPDLSVRDLGSGHQPVRIVVDSLLRHAPDSRLGRTARQVPVWLCHGPAAPEAARAAWAASGAILLECPAGPDGLEAEAVLRRLAAEGLTRIFCEGGARLGAALVRAGLCDELVTFTAGKLIGEEGRGAMGALRLARLAEAPAYRLASLDTVGGDLLARWQRL
- the thyA gene encoding thymidylate synthase, whose product is MAHPEQQYLDLLAQTLERGDRRVDRTGVGTLSLFGAMLRFDLSGGQVPILTTKRVYWKTAVKEMLWFLTGGTNIRPLLQENVRIWSDWPLAAYRRESGEEISQAAFEQRVLEDEAFAARWGELGPVYGKQWRRWLGPDGHEHDQIAALIETLRTNPSSRRMLFHAWNVAEVGQMALPPCHMVYQYHVTSDGRLNALLYQRSVDLLLGAPFNFVGAAALQLMIAQQAGLVPGDLVWVGGDTHLYLNHLDQAREQTGRAPRDWPRMRLLRRADSIDDYRIEDFAVEGYDPHPAIAAEVAV
- a CDS encoding dihydrofolate reductase encodes the protein MLTLVVARARGGAIGRDGTIPWAAPEDLAFFQRETLGGAVIMGRRTWESLPKRPLPRRMNIVVTSQPLEGDALFTSFEAAIPAAEAAGHARIYSIGGARVFSEHLPLADRLLVTEVDLEVPDADTFFPAFDPKDWNLATRIALRSEAPACVLYEYLRRR